DNA sequence from the Vibrio sp. BS-M-Sm-2 genome:
ACTCGGAGAGTGGTGGCCAAGGATATCTAAGCCTTTGTAGCAGCACTCTTCCGCTTCATCCAATCGGTTCCAACACCAGAAGATCTGAGCGCGGACACGCAATAAGAATTCGTGCAGAGGTACGTATTGAAGCTGATGTTCTTCAATCAATTTGAATGCACTGTCTTGCAGTTCAAATGCCGCTTGAACATAACCTTGAGCAATCAAGATTTCGCTTTGTTGCAGAATCGCCCATAGAGCCTGATGGTAAACCTGATACTGACGTGCCAGTTTTTCGGTTTGTTGCATCATCGGTAGCGCACGGCTTAGGTTACCCATTACGTGATTCACTTCGCCCACAACTGAGGTTGCGACAATGCGGCTACGATAAACGGTGGTGTTCAGTTGGCTCAACGAAAGCTCAGCCAATTCCAATGCTTTTTCAGGCTCATTGCTGTTAATGGCAACTTGTGCACGTAAGGCGTTGTATTGGCCTTGCTGTTGAGTATCGAGTTCAATGTTTCGAGCTTGATATTGAGTCTCAGCCTCTTCCAACAAAGTACCCACTTGGTCATAGCGGTGCTGACTTTGTGCCAACCATGCGCGCAGCATTGAAAGCTTTGGCTCGCTGTAGAGTTGATCAGTAGTCAGTTGCTTGATCGCCATCTCTAAAGATGAAAGCTCACCTTGGTTGAACATCGGCCAACCGTGCTCAGTCAGGATTTGAATGATCAGTTCTGGATCTTCAGCGCGCTGTGCGTGACGCAGAGCTTGGTGTGGAGTGTTTTGCTTGATCCACGCTTTTGCAGCACTTCGATGCAGTTCAGCTTCCTGTTGAGGAATTCGAGCTTGACGCTCATGTGCGAGGAATTCACCAAACAAGTTATGGAAGCGATACCAGTTCTTTTCACCTTCAAGCGGGTAGATGAACAAACCAAAACGGTTGAGTGACTCGATCATACCTAACGCATCTTCACGCTGTGTAAGTGCACACACAAGCTCATCGTTGAAGTGATCAAGCACAGAACATTGCATCAAGAACTGTCGGGTTTCTTTGTCTAGCAGGTCGAATACTTCTTCAACCAAATAGTCCCAAAGATGGGCGTGGTTAAAGTGAGAGAAAGACTCTGCGGACTGTGCCAGGGTGCGTTTTTGGTGTTGTGCCTGTAGCGCGATAAGTTGCAGTGCAGAAGGCCAACCCTCTACATAACTACAAATACTGTCTGCAGTGGTGTCATCAATGCCGTCAGCTACGCGTTGGTTGAAAAAGCGTGTGGTTTCTTCGGTATCAAACGCCAACGAGTCATTACCTAATTCGATCATTAAGTCACGAACGCGCAGGTTTGCTGTACCAAGTGGTGGGGTACCTCGACTGGTAGCAACCAACGTTAGGTTGTCGGGCATGTGTTTGAGGAAGAAGCGCATGGCTTCGTGGATGTCGTCATTGTTGACCAAGTGATAGTCATCCAACACCAGAAAACATTCGTGATGGAATTCCGACATCTCGGCGAACACTTCACTCAATAAAGAATGCAGCGATGAAAACTGTCGTTTTTCTGCCAGTTTTTGGGCATTCGGACAGGCATTTTGAGTCGCTTTATTAAGTGATTGAAGTAGGTAGTTGATAAAGCGGAAGGCATCGTTGTCACTATCATCAATGCTGTACCAACCCACATTGGGTTTATCTACCAGCCATTGTGCAGCCATGGTGGTTTTACCGTAGCCCGCTGGAGAGCGGAACAACACAAGCTTATAGCAATCTGCATTGTGAAGCAGATCGAGAACCCTAGGTCGTAGGATTGCATTATGTAAGCGGCCGGGACGAGTCAGTTTCGAAGGGATCCACATATCGAAGTTTTACACCTATTCCGTGGCTATGTTCTGGAATATCCCAATCTATTGTTGAGTGCATTCCAATGACATTAGCCTAATTACTTAAGTCTTTACTCATATTACGTGAAGCAAAACGTTACCGACTATGATCCTCCTCAGAAACCTTGCGCTCCTGCATGTTTTTGGGTGTCTACGCCCTTTATTTGAGACTTTGCTCACGTTGTGGGTTGGTTTGTGAATGTGACTTCGTTCCTCCCTACACGGGGATCTATGCAAAAGATGAGAGCTGGAAATTATTTTCGTGATCTGAAACTCAGATTTGACAATGACTTTAATCTGGTTAAATAAAAGTCACATTAATTGAAGTTAAGTTATCGAACGGGAGCTTGTGATCTTAGTCACTTCAAGTTTTTGTTCGAAGTCAGAACATGAGAGTCAGATCACTAACCCTAAGTCGGTACGCCCCCTACGCCCTCCCATCTACTCCTAGTTAGTCGCGTTAGCGGGAGGATGTTTAGTTTATGGTGACCATGCACGATATGTCACAGATGAATTAGAACTATTAAAGCGAGATTTCTGAAATGAAACCAACTCAGCAAAAAACTTTCGATAAAGTGTCGTTCCAAGAAAGCGTTAAGAAGCATTTATCTGCAACCTACGCAACAACGATTGAAAACGCGGATAGCCGCGCATGGTACCTAGCAATGGGTCGCGCATTAGCAGAACTCACAACATTCGACCTGCTAGAAACTGAAAACGATGAAAAAATTAAGAACGCGAAAAGCGTTAACTACCTTTCATTAGAGTTTTTGATTGGCCGTCTAACAGGTAACAACCTGATCAGCATGGGTCTATACGAACAGATCACGCATGCAATGGAAGAGCTAGGTCAAAACCTAACTGACCTTCTAGAAGAAGAACGCGACCCATCACTAGGTAATGGTGGTCTTGGTCGTCTTGCTGCTTGTTTCATGGATTCTTGTGCCGCTCAAGAATACCCAACAGTAGGCTACGGTCTTCACTACGAATACGGTCTATTCAAACAGTCTTTCCAAGACGGTCGCCAGCAAGAAGCACCTGACGCATGGCGTGGTGTTGAAGGTTACCCATGGGAAGTAGCTCGTCCAGAACTAGCACAACACATTGGTTTTTACGGTCATGTAGAAGTTGAATTCATCGACGGTAAAGAAGTACGTACTTGGGTTCCAGGTATGGAAGTAAAAGCAATGCCTTGGGATCTACCAATCGTAGGTTACGAGTCAAGCACGGTTTACCCGCTGCGTCTTTGGGAATGTCAGGCAATCGCACCATTCTCACTAGCAAGCTTCAATAACGGTGATTACTTCGAAGCGCAACACTCGCTAATCGATGCAGGTAACATTACTAAGGTTCTTTACCCGAATGACAACCACGAGAAAGGTAAAACACTGCGTCTAATGCAGCAGTACTTCCACTCAGCAGCATCGGTTCGCGATATTCTACGTCGCCACGAAGCAGCAGGTTTTGCTCTAGAAGATCTGCCTAAGCAAGAAACGATTCAGCTTAACGATACGCACCCAACGATTGCGATTCCTGAGCTAATGCGCATCCTGATTGACGAGAAAGGTCTATCTTGGGATCAAGCATGGGAAATCAGTGCTCACACGTTCGCTTACACGAACCACACATTACTTCCAGAAGCGCTAGAAACTTGGTCTGAATCTTTGATCAATCGTCTTCTTCCACGTCACATGGAAATCATCTTTGAAATCAACCACCGCTTCATGCAAGAAGTTCGCAAGATGTGGCCTGGTGACGGTGAGAAGCAAGCGAAGCTTTCTATCATCCAAGAGGGTTTCCACCGCATGGTTCGCATGGCAAACCTATGTGTGATTGGTTCTTACAAAGTAAACGGCGTAGCTGCACTTCACTCTCAACTGGTTAAGAAAGACTTGTTCCCAGAGTTCAACGAAATCTTCCCAGGTAAACTGACTAACGTAACAAACGGCATCACGCCACGTCGTTGGTTGAAGTTCTGTAACCCAGGTCTATCTACACTAATTACTGGCAAGATCGGTACTGAGTGGCCTGCAAAACTTGAGCAGCTAGAAGGCATCGCTAAGTTTGCAACAGACGCGAAATTCCAAAAAGAATTCATGGCTGTTAAGAAAGAAAACAAACAGCGTCTTGCTGATTGGGTTCAAGAGAACATGGGTATCGAGCTAGATACTAACGCTATTTTCGACGTTCAAATCAAGCGTCTTCACGAATACAAGCGTCAGCACCTAGATTTGCTACACATTCTATCTCTGTACCACCGTATTCTTAACGAACCTGGTTTCGAGTGTGAGCCTCGCGTATGTTTCTTCGCAGCGAAAGCAGCACCGGGTTACCACCTAGCGAAAGAGATCATCTTCGCAGTTAACAAGATTGCAGAGAAGATCAACAACGATCCTCGCATCGGCAACAAGCTTAAAGTGGTATTCATCCCTGACTACCGTGTAAGCATGGCTGAAATCATCATCCCTGCAGCAGACGTTTCTCAGCAAATCTCACTGGCTGGTAAAGAAGCATCAGGTACGGGCAACATGAAGATGGCTCTAAACGGCGCTCTAACTATCGGTACGATGGATGGCGCGAACGTTGAGATTCGTGAAGAAGTTGGCGATGAGAACATCTACATCTTCGGCCTAGACGTTGATGGCGTTCAAGCACTGAAAGCTCAGGGCTACAACCCATACGACTACTACAATGCAGATCCACTACTGAAAGCATCTCTAGATCTATTGACTGGCGATGAGTTCACTCCAGGTCAACCAGGTCTTCTACGTGCAACGTTTGATAGCCTGCTAGACGGTGGTGACCCATACCTATGTCTTGCTGACTTCGCATCTTACGTGAAAGCGCACGAAGACATGGGCACGCAATACAAAGACCAAGCAGGTTGGGCTAAGAAAGCGATTCTTAACACAGCATTGGTTGGTAAGTTCACATCAGACCGCTCTATCCGCGACTACGTGAACAACATCTGGAAACTTGAAGCGGTTAACCGTTAATAGTTCCAAAAGTAGCCAAGGCAGTTTCTGCCTTGGCTCAATTAGCTTGTGAGCAAACAGATGGCTTATCCGGTAGCAATGCTTACAAACTGATTGTCACAAGCTAATTGATTAGTAACAAATTAGATAACAACCCTACAAAATAGAAAGCGTCAGAACGTTTTCGGAGAGAGCGATGAAAGAACAGACCGTATTAAAACAAGTCGCAGAAATGGCAAACATTGCCGACAGTTACGTTAGTGCGTGGGGCGATGAAGCACAAGTATCAGACGAGACGATTACGTCTCTATTGGCTTCGTTGGGCTACGATACAAGCAGCGATGATGCACTGCTTAAGTCAGCAGAAAGAAAACACAAAAAAGATGTACTAGACCCAGTTCTTGTCTTGCGTGACGGTGAGCCAGTAGAAGTGGCGCTTAATCTAGGTGTGAGTGCTCGTGAAAGTGAGTTCAGCTGGCGCTTAGAAACCGAGCAAGGAGAGGTACTTGAAGGCTATCTTCAATCTCAAGTCGTTCGTGACGAGCGTGCCGAGGGTGGCCCTTTAGTGTTTGCATTGCCAAGTGATTTGGCATGGGGTTATCACAAGCTAATTGTGAGCCGTAAGCGCCGTAAGAAGCCTTACGAGATGACACTGATTATTACGCCAAAAGCGTGTTTCAAGCAGTCACCAATCGAGCAAGGCAAAAAGCTGTGGGGACCAAGTGTTCAACTTTACACACTAAGAACTCAGCACAACTGGGGTATTGGTGATTTCGGTGACCTAAAACAGCTTGTTGCTGATATCGCTTCTCGCGGTGGGGATTTCGTTGGTCTAAACCCAATCCACTCATTGTTTCCTGCGAACCCTGAAGGCGCGAGCCCATACAGCCCGTCTTCTCGTCGCTGGTTGAACATCCTATACATTGATGTGAGTTCAGTACCTGAATTCGCACTAAGTGCAGAAGCACAACAAACGGTAGGCAGCGCAGAGTTCCAACAACGTCTACAAAAAGCGCGTGAAGCACACTGGGTAAACTACACCGAAGTGTCTGAACTTAAGATGAGCATCTTGCCTCTGTTATTCGCAGAATTTAAGACTCGTCATCTAGACAAGAACAGCGACCGTGCACAAGCGTTCTTAGCCTTCGTAGAAGAGGGTGGCGACAGCCTGATGCATCAAGCCGCGTTTGATGCTCTACATGGTGAACTACACGCTGAAGATTCTGGCATGTGGGGATGGCCGGTATTCCCTGAGAAGTACCGTACATTCGACAGCCCAGCGACACAGAAGTACATCAAAGAGAACCTAGAAAGCGTTCATCTGTACATGTACCTGCAATGGCTAGCAGATTGCCAGATCAACGATGCACAGTCTCTTGCAGAAGAGAAGGGCATGGCAGTTGGTCTGTACCGTGACTTAGCGGTAGGTGTTGCAGATTCAGGCAGCGAAACTTGGGCTGACGAAGGCAACTTAGTGATGGATGCGAGCATTGGTGCTCCACCTGATATTCTTGGTCCTTTGGGTCAGAACTGGGGTCTACCTCCTCTAAATCCAGAAGTGCTTCAAGAAACAAGCTACGACGCTTATATCAAGCTACTTCGTGCGAACATGAAGCACTGTGGTGCACTGCGTATTGACCACGTTTTAGGTCTACTGCGTTTGTGGTGGATTCCAAAGGGTGAAAACGCAACCAAAGGCGCTTACATCTACTACCCAGTGCAAGATATGCTGTCGATTCTTGCGCTCGAATCTCACCGTTACCAATGTAGCGTTATCGGTGAAGATTTAGGTACGGTGCCGGATGAGATCGTAGACATCCTAGCAGATGCTGGCGTGCACTCTTACAAAGTGTTCTTCTTTGAAACATCAGAAGAAGACGGTGGTTTCATCTCACCGAAACACTATGCATCACAATCAATGGCGGCACTGTGTACACACGATATGCCCACATTGCGTGGCTTCTGGCACTGTGATGACTTGAAGATGGGTCAAGAGATTGGTTTATACCCAGACGCAGCACAGCTAGAAACTCTGTTCGATGACCGTCTTGAGTGCAAACAAGGTATCTTAGACTCAGTGGCATGGCATGGTTTCCTACCTGAAGGTGTTGGTCGCGATGCGAGCCAAGTGCCGATGGATTCTTACCTTGCTGAAGCTCTTCAACTGCACGTAGCAGCTGGTGGTTCAACACTACTGAGTGTTCAGCTGGAAGATTGGTTAGAGATGGATAAGCCGGTAAACATTCCTGGCACGGTCGATGAGTACCCTAACTGGCGTCGTAAACTATCAATGAACTTGGACGAAATCTTTGCTCACGAAGGCGTTAATCGTATCGCTTCTAAGCTGACTGACGTTCGAGAAAAAGCAGGTAAGTAATGACGTTGAGTGACTTGAAATTAGGTGGTTTTTTGCTTACGCCGTACGAAACTACAACCTCGGTCACTCAATAATGAATGCTCATCTGGTAGAATAAACCGTCGTTATATTGCCCGCACTAATAGCGGGCATTTTTGTATTATGTTTTTTGGATGTTTGGTTAGGGAGAAACGTTTTGGAACTAAGTTCGATTTCAAAGCAAAAACAAATATATACCCAACTATCACAGGCTTGCTTCACAGACCCATTTGCGTTTTTAGGTCCATACCTACCTTCTGATCAAGGTGCATTACGTGTATGGATTCCTGGAGCAGATAAAGTCGAGTTGATTGTTGGAAAGGAACCTCGTATTGAGTTAGCGCGAGAGGGTGAAAGTGGTTTCATTCTTAAGCAAGAGAGAGACTTACGTTTTACTCACTATAAGCTTGCGGTTGATTGGGCTGGAGTAGAGCAGATCATTGATGATCCATATCAGTACCATGATTTGTACGCGAGTTATGAAGATCTTCACACACCGAAAGATATGTACCATCACATGGGGGCTCAGTTTATTACGCTAGAGCGTGATGGACAGACGATTTCAGGTACTCGTTTCTTGGTGTATGCACCGCACGCAACTGCGGCAAGCTTGGTAGGTAACTTCAACGCTTGGGATGGTCGCCGCCACCCAATGCAACGTCTAGATTACGGTATGTGGGGCCTATTCATTCCTGAACTGGAAGAGGGCGCTCAATACAAGTTTGAATTAAAAGGACCAAATGGCGAAGGCTTACCGCACAAAGCTGACCCATGGGGTTTCTACTCTGAGCAATACCCTTCGTTCTCATCTGTGACTTACGATCACGCTCGTTACGAGTGGCAAGATACTCAATGGCAGAATCGCCCTGTAACGCAAAAGCGTAAAGAAGCGCTTTCGTTCTATGAACTGCACGCGGGTTCTTGGAAGCGTAACGCTGAAGGTGAGTTCTTAAATTATCGCGAGCTTGCGGCAGAGCTGATCCCATACTTAACAGACCTTGGCTACACGCACGTTGAGCTAATGCCAGTTTCAGAGCACCCATTCTACGGTTCTTGGGGCTATCAGCCTGTTGGTCTATTTGCACCGACTAGCCGTTTTGGTTCTCCAGATGATTTCAAATACTTCGTCGATCAATGTCACCAAGCGGGCCTTGGCGTTGTGCTTGACTGGGTTCCAGCTCACTTCCCAAGTGACGATCACGGTTTAGCTAATTTTGATGGTACGCCGTTGTTCCACGATCCAGACCCACGTCGTGGTTGGCATCAAGACTGGAACTCGTATATTTATGATTTAGGTCGTGAACATGTGCGTCGTTTCTTGGTGGCAAATGCGTTGTACTGGTTTGAGCAATTCCATATTGATGGTATCCGTGTTGATGCGGTAGCTTCGATGCTCTACCTCGATTATTCACGTAGCCATGATCAGTGGATTCCGAACGTGGATGGTGGCAACGAAAACTACGATGCTATCGCTACCCTTAAGTGGATGAACGAAGAAGTGTACAAGCACTTCCCGAATGCGATGACCATTGCGGAAGAATCGACGGCTTTCCCTGGTGTTTCAGCACCAACTTTTATGGGCGGCTTAGGCTTCGGCTTTAAGTGGAACATGGGTTGGATGCACGATAGCTTGTCTTACATTCAAGAAGACCCAATCAACCGTAAATATCACCACGATACGATTACCTTCCCGCTGGTTTATGCACACAGTGAGAACTACGTATTGTCTCTGTCTCACGATGAGGTGGTTTACGGTAAAGGTTCTATCCATAACAAGATGCCGGGTGATGAGTGGCAGCAAACAGCGAACCTACGCGCTTATATGGGTTACATGTATGCACAGCCAGGCAAGAAGTTGAACTTCATGGGGGCTGAATTTGGTCAAACGGCTGAATGGAACCATGACGACCAACTGCAATGGTTCTTGTTGGATTATGAGCGTCATCAAGGTGTTCAGCGCTTAACAAAAGATCTGAATAATCTTTACCGTTCAGAAGCAGCAATGCACGATCTTGATTTTGACCCGAAAGGCTTTGAATGGCGTCTTCAAGATTCAGCAGAAGCGAGTATCCTAGCGCACGAACGTATCAGTGAATCTGGTGAGCGTGTATTGGTAGTATCTAACTTTACGCCAGTTCCTCACGAGCACTTCCGTTTAGGTGTGCCAGTACAAGGTGAGTACTCACTATTGTTGAATACAGACTCGAGTGACTACGCCGGTAGTGGTTTTGAAGTGAAGCAGACTGCGGAGATCGAATCAGTAGAAAGCGAAGGTCTGGATACATCAATTGAGTTGCGTCTACCGCCGCTATCGACTGTCTTCTATAAGCTGAATTCGTAACATAATTCGCGCAGTAGAAAGTATAAAAAAGGGAGCCTTCTGGCTCCCTTTTTGTATTGAATATAAATGTTCGTTTAGCTTAATGCTGCTTGAAGTTCGTAAGATGGAACATTGAGCGTCCGACGACAGTTTCAAGAATACGAACCGAGTCGGCACCAAAGCTCTCAAGCATCTTATTTCGAAAAGCACCATCTGAGCTGATATTGAATTCTTCAGGGCTCTTAACCTGAGATGCGTGGAAAAACATGAGTTTAATAACGTAACGGAACTGTTCATCATCTAGTGCATCTTGCCAAGATTGAACAAACGCTGCTTCTGACGAGAAGCTTAGGCTCTCGATTACGATCGATAGCATGTGTTGATGTAACACGGAGCGGATAGCACGGGTCGATGGGTAGTAACCCTGAAGCGTCGTTAAACTAATGCCAATTTCTTGAGCAATCCTTGCATAAGTTAGTGCTTCATGTCCTTCAGCCAGAAAAAGGTTTAGTACGATTTCATCGTAGTGTTTTTGGTTTTCTAGTTTCTGTACTTGAGTTATTCGAGCCATTACAAATCTCTATTGAGTGTAACATTCTGTAAATACAGTATATTAAGAGTTTCTGAATTAAATCTCAAACTCCAAGGGTAAATAACTGGTCAATTTATCGTTAAATATAGTCAGTATTGTGTCATTGGTTCAATTATCAATCAGATTTTGGCATAAACAAAAACACCGCCCTATTGAGCGGTGTGTTATTTAAAGTCTTTGTTTATCTTTGCTAATTCAGATGACTAGAACGGATACCAAAATAACTGCGGCTCTAGAATACGTTTCGCAATGGCTAACACCACGATAAAAGCGATGACACTTAAACAAACAAAATCGATACGTTTCAAAGGTGCATAGCTATACCAAGTGCGTGCTTTGTGTCGAGCAAAACCTCGTAATGTCATTGCGTTAGAGATCTCGTCTGCTCTATCTAAGCTTGAAAAAATCAATGGCCCTAACACTTTAGCAACATTTTTGATGCGAGTGATAAGTGGTGCTTTCTTTGATAGTTCTACACCACGAGCCTGTTGAGCGTGCATGATATTGATGAAGTCCTTC
Encoded proteins:
- the malQ gene encoding 4-alpha-glucanotransferase; the protein is MKEQTVLKQVAEMANIADSYVSAWGDEAQVSDETITSLLASLGYDTSSDDALLKSAERKHKKDVLDPVLVLRDGEPVEVALNLGVSARESEFSWRLETEQGEVLEGYLQSQVVRDERAEGGPLVFALPSDLAWGYHKLIVSRKRRKKPYEMTLIITPKACFKQSPIEQGKKLWGPSVQLYTLRTQHNWGIGDFGDLKQLVADIASRGGDFVGLNPIHSLFPANPEGASPYSPSSRRWLNILYIDVSSVPEFALSAEAQQTVGSAEFQQRLQKAREAHWVNYTEVSELKMSILPLLFAEFKTRHLDKNSDRAQAFLAFVEEGGDSLMHQAAFDALHGELHAEDSGMWGWPVFPEKYRTFDSPATQKYIKENLESVHLYMYLQWLADCQINDAQSLAEEKGMAVGLYRDLAVGVADSGSETWADEGNLVMDASIGAPPDILGPLGQNWGLPPLNPEVLQETSYDAYIKLLRANMKHCGALRIDHVLGLLRLWWIPKGENATKGAYIYYPVQDMLSILALESHRYQCSVIGEDLGTVPDEIVDILADAGVHSYKVFFFETSEEDGGFISPKHYASQSMAALCTHDMPTLRGFWHCDDLKMGQEIGLYPDAAQLETLFDDRLECKQGILDSVAWHGFLPEGVGRDASQVPMDSYLAEALQLHVAAGGSTLLSVQLEDWLEMDKPVNIPGTVDEYPNWRRKLSMNLDEIFAHEGVNRIASKLTDVREKAGK
- a CDS encoding TetR/AcrR family transcriptional regulator, which translates into the protein MARITQVQKLENQKHYDEIVLNLFLAEGHEALTYARIAQEIGISLTTLQGYYPSTRAIRSVLHQHMLSIVIESLSFSSEAAFVQSWQDALDDEQFRYVIKLMFFHASQVKSPEEFNISSDGAFRNKMLESFGADSVRILETVVGRSMFHLTNFKQH
- the glgB gene encoding 1,4-alpha-glucan branching protein GlgB, which produces MELSSISKQKQIYTQLSQACFTDPFAFLGPYLPSDQGALRVWIPGADKVELIVGKEPRIELAREGESGFILKQERDLRFTHYKLAVDWAGVEQIIDDPYQYHDLYASYEDLHTPKDMYHHMGAQFITLERDGQTISGTRFLVYAPHATAASLVGNFNAWDGRRHPMQRLDYGMWGLFIPELEEGAQYKFELKGPNGEGLPHKADPWGFYSEQYPSFSSVTYDHARYEWQDTQWQNRPVTQKRKEALSFYELHAGSWKRNAEGEFLNYRELAAELIPYLTDLGYTHVELMPVSEHPFYGSWGYQPVGLFAPTSRFGSPDDFKYFVDQCHQAGLGVVLDWVPAHFPSDDHGLANFDGTPLFHDPDPRRGWHQDWNSYIYDLGREHVRRFLVANALYWFEQFHIDGIRVDAVASMLYLDYSRSHDQWIPNVDGGNENYDAIATLKWMNEEVYKHFPNAMTIAEESTAFPGVSAPTFMGGLGFGFKWNMGWMHDSLSYIQEDPINRKYHHDTITFPLVYAHSENYVLSLSHDEVVYGKGSIHNKMPGDEWQQTANLRAYMGYMYAQPGKKLNFMGAEFGQTAEWNHDDQLQWFLLDYERHQGVQRLTKDLNNLYRSEAAMHDLDFDPKGFEWRLQDSAEASILAHERISESGERVLVVSNFTPVPHEHFRLGVPVQGEYSLLLNTDSSDYAGSGFEVKQTAEIESVESEGLDTSIELRLPPLSTVFYKLNS
- a CDS encoding glycogen/starch/alpha-glucan phosphorylase → MKPTQQKTFDKVSFQESVKKHLSATYATTIENADSRAWYLAMGRALAELTTFDLLETENDEKIKNAKSVNYLSLEFLIGRLTGNNLISMGLYEQITHAMEELGQNLTDLLEEERDPSLGNGGLGRLAACFMDSCAAQEYPTVGYGLHYEYGLFKQSFQDGRQQEAPDAWRGVEGYPWEVARPELAQHIGFYGHVEVEFIDGKEVRTWVPGMEVKAMPWDLPIVGYESSTVYPLRLWECQAIAPFSLASFNNGDYFEAQHSLIDAGNITKVLYPNDNHEKGKTLRLMQQYFHSAASVRDILRRHEAAGFALEDLPKQETIQLNDTHPTIAIPELMRILIDEKGLSWDQAWEISAHTFAYTNHTLLPEALETWSESLINRLLPRHMEIIFEINHRFMQEVRKMWPGDGEKQAKLSIIQEGFHRMVRMANLCVIGSYKVNGVAALHSQLVKKDLFPEFNEIFPGKLTNVTNGITPRRWLKFCNPGLSTLITGKIGTEWPAKLEQLEGIAKFATDAKFQKEFMAVKKENKQRLADWVQENMGIELDTNAIFDVQIKRLHEYKRQHLDLLHILSLYHRILNEPGFECEPRVCFFAAKAAPGYHLAKEIIFAVNKIAEKINNDPRIGNKLKVVFIPDYRVSMAEIIIPAADVSQQISLAGKEASGTGNMKMALNGALTIGTMDGANVEIREEVGDENIYIFGLDVDGVQALKAQGYNPYDYYNADPLLKASLDLLTGDEFTPGQPGLLRATFDSLLDGGDPYLCLADFASYVKAHEDMGTQYKDQAGWAKKAILNTALVGKFTSDRSIRDYVNNIWKLEAVNR
- the malT gene encoding HTH-type transcriptional regulator MalT; amino-acid sequence: MWIPSKLTRPGRLHNAILRPRVLDLLHNADCYKLVLFRSPAGYGKTTMAAQWLVDKPNVGWYSIDDSDNDAFRFINYLLQSLNKATQNACPNAQKLAEKRQFSSLHSLLSEVFAEMSEFHHECFLVLDDYHLVNNDDIHEAMRFFLKHMPDNLTLVATSRGTPPLGTANLRVRDLMIELGNDSLAFDTEETTRFFNQRVADGIDDTTADSICSYVEGWPSALQLIALQAQHQKRTLAQSAESFSHFNHAHLWDYLVEEVFDLLDKETRQFLMQCSVLDHFNDELVCALTQREDALGMIESLNRFGLFIYPLEGEKNWYRFHNLFGEFLAHERQARIPQQEAELHRSAAKAWIKQNTPHQALRHAQRAEDPELIIQILTEHGWPMFNQGELSSLEMAIKQLTTDQLYSEPKLSMLRAWLAQSQHRYDQVGTLLEEAETQYQARNIELDTQQQGQYNALRAQVAINSNEPEKALELAELSLSQLNTTVYRSRIVATSVVGEVNHVMGNLSRALPMMQQTEKLARQYQVYHQALWAILQQSEILIAQGYVQAAFELQDSAFKLIEEHQLQYVPLHEFLLRVRAQIFWCWNRLDEAEECCYKGLDILGHHSPSKHLHSYSMLARISLSRGEIDKASKFIDQIQHLLRQSTYHVDWTANASLSLILFWQVKGDKDAIRDWLSVAVRPESASNHFCQLQWRNIVRAHIILEQYEEAEEALTFLKSEAQRSHLITDTNRNLIVEAVLRTQINDEDSARVLLEEALHMTNQTGMVGNFLVDGGTIGHILDKLSNKPGLGDLERHRAQQIMKDISTTQRSRSVHFDEDFVENLVNHPNIPELVRTSPLTQREWQVLGLIYSGFSNEQIAQELDVAGTTIKTHIRNLYQKLNIANRKEAISTAENLLQLMGY